Proteins from one Triplophysa dalaica isolate WHDGS20190420 chromosome 6, ASM1584641v1, whole genome shotgun sequence genomic window:
- the coq7 gene encoding 5-demethoxyubiquinone hydroxylase, mitochondrial isoform X2: MLKQVYPNMPGVTLSFYRTLRYSVLPPARDEEEKTMLDRMLRVDHAGEYGANRIYAGQMAILGRTQTGPLIQHMWDQEKKHLEKFNTILGEQRVRPTLLLPLWNISGFLLGACSALLGKEGAMACTVAVEESISEHYNSQIRALMEVDPERYTELLQIIKEFRDDEMEHHDTGLEHDAESVPGYFFLKTFIHTGCKAAIYISQRV, from the exons ATGCTAAAACAGGTGTATCCAAACATGCCAGGTGTCACATTGAGCTTCTATAGAACACT AAGATACAGTGTCCTTCCTCCAGCACGTGATGAAGAGGAGAAGACCATGTTGGATAGGATGCTGAGGGTTGACCACGCAGGAGAGTATGGAGCCAATCGTATCTACGCTGGCCAGATGGCCATTCTCGGAAGAACTCAGACAGGGCCTCTAATCCAG CATATGTGGGACCAGGAGAAAAAGCATTTGGAAAAGTTCAACACGATTCTGGGTGAGCAACGGGTTAGACCGACGTTGTTGTTGCCGCTGTGGAATATCTCAGGGTTTCTACTAG GGGCCTGTTCAGCTCTTCTGGGTAAAGAAGGGGCTATGGCCTGTACGGTCGCAGTGGAGGAGAGCATCTCTGAGCACTACAACAGCCAAATCAGAGCACTGATGGAGGTCGACCCAGAGAGATATACAGAGTTACTGCAG ATCATTAAAGAGTTTCGTGATGATGAAATGGAGCATCATGACACAGGATTGGAGCATGACGCTGAATCT GTGCCAGGATATTTCTttctgaaaacatttatacatactGGCTGTAAAGCTGCCATCTATATTTCTCAGCGTGTATAG
- the coq7 gene encoding 5-demethoxyubiquinone hydroxylase, mitochondrial isoform X3 has protein sequence MLDRMLRVDHAGEYGANRIYAGQMAILGRTQTGPLIQHMWDQEKKHLEKFNTILGEQRVRPTLLLPLWNISGFLLGACSALLGKEGAMACTVAVEESISEHYNSQIRALMEVDPERYTELLQIIKEFRDDEMEHHDTGLEHDAESVPGYFFLKTFIHTGCKAAIYISQRV, from the exons ATGTTGGATAGGATGCTGAGGGTTGACCACGCAGGAGAGTATGGAGCCAATCGTATCTACGCTGGCCAGATGGCCATTCTCGGAAGAACTCAGACAGGGCCTCTAATCCAG CATATGTGGGACCAGGAGAAAAAGCATTTGGAAAAGTTCAACACGATTCTGGGTGAGCAACGGGTTAGACCGACGTTGTTGTTGCCGCTGTGGAATATCTCAGGGTTTCTACTAG GGGCCTGTTCAGCTCTTCTGGGTAAAGAAGGGGCTATGGCCTGTACGGTCGCAGTGGAGGAGAGCATCTCTGAGCACTACAACAGCCAAATCAGAGCACTGATGGAGGTCGACCCAGAGAGATATACAGAGTTACTGCAG ATCATTAAAGAGTTTCGTGATGATGAAATGGAGCATCATGACACAGGATTGGAGCATGACGCTGAATCT GTGCCAGGATATTTCTttctgaaaacatttatacatactGGCTGTAAAGCTGCCATCTATATTTCTCAGCGTGTATAG
- the abcc6a gene encoding multidrug resistance-associated protein 1, which yields MDTFCSLSGLDPLWDWNQTWYTHKPELSDCFQNTILVWAPCIYLWLLSPFYCLHLYCHGRAPLPLSSLCNAKLLLGFFLASFGFVEFFYILLESRLEIQQHLVFLLSPIIRSVTVVLAVCVIHWERVRGCRSSAFLFFFWLLGVLCSLIPLHEKIQLAVHQGLSPDIVRYLAFFSYFGLQLAQLFLSCFADRAPSGKAVLKNACPVEDASFLSKILFWWFSGLVLKGYRSPLQAEDLWSLREEDTSEKIISDLEEEWTAERTKLQQHLSTSVALESRVPEQGQLLRKIQKEQSSGFCLLRTLVRSFGPYFLTGTLCLVVHDAFMFAVPQVLSLLLGFMKDEDAPLWKGYFYASLMFLLSCLQSVFNHQYTYTCFTVGMRVKTAVMGLIYRKSLVLNSTARRTCTVGEIVNLVSTDTQKLMDFVVYFNAVWLAPIEVTLCLFFLWQHLGPSALAGITTVIFIFPLNGFIARKRSKLQEIQMKYMDGRVKLMNEILNGIKILKFYAWEKAFLEQVLGYREKELKTLKKSQILYSVSIASFNSSSFLIAFAMFGVYVLIDDKNVLDAQKIFVSMALINILKTPLSQLPFAMSTTMQAVVSLKRLGKFLCQVELKPENVSRETFHSDRDGVVFENGTFSWSKDGPLCLKRISVKVPCGSLVAVVGHVGSGKSSLLSAVLGETEKRSGTVSVRGTVAYVPQQAWIQNASLQDNILFGREKKESWYQRVLEACALLPDLDNLPAGDATEIGEKGLNLSGGQKQRVSLARAVYRKADVYLLDDPLSAVDAHVGQHIFNKVIGPKGILRDKTRVLVTHGMSFLPQADLILVLVDGEITERGSYKELLNRNGAFADFIHMFANSERKESLTEAFQRGSRKSLRLSVPDFLPFSLDLSQEQLIGGDTNSITMQSVEPVPDSQEDQIPEDLGKLTKADKARTGRVKLEMYVEYFRTIGLPLIVSIVFLYGIQQAASLSYNYWLSLWADQPVINGTQLNTDMKLGVYGALGFVQGVAIFGTTVAISLGCIIASHHLHLDLLNNVLHSPMSFFESTPSGNLLNRFAKEIDAIDNMIPDGLKMMLSYFFKLMEVCIIVLMATPFAAVIILPMAFIYAFMQSFYVATSCQLRRLESVSRSPIYTHLNETVQGASVIRAFSEQSRFIMDANHRVDQNQTAYFPRFVATRWLGVNLEFLGNGIVLAASSFSVMAKGTLSPGMVGLAVSHSLQVTGFLSWIVRSWTDVENNIVSVERVKEYADTPKEASWSIEGSSLPSSWPQTGTIEFHDYGLQYRKGLELALKGISVRIQEQEKIGIVGRTGAGKSSLALGIFRILEAAKGKIYIDGINISELGLHDLRSRITIIPQDPVLFSGSLRMNLDPFNVYSDEEVWNALELAHLKNFVSGLPDKLNYECSEGGENLSLGQRQLVCLARALLRKTKILVLDEATAALDLETDTLIQSTIRSQFADCAVLTIAHRLNTIMDYTKVIVMDRGHVVEMDSPTNLIARRGAFYYMCREAGIL from the exons ATGGATACGTTCTGCAGTCTCAGTGGACTTGACCCTCTATGG GACTGGAATCAGACGTGGTACACGCACAAGCCTGAACTGAGCGACTGTTTCCAGAACACGATTCTGGTTTGGGCTCCATGCATCTACCTGTGGCTCCTGTCACCGTTCTACTGTCTCCATCTGTATTGTCACGGCCGCGCTCCATTGCCTCTCTCTTCACTCTGCAATGCCAAACTG TTGCTGGGCTTCTTCTTGGCCTCTTTTGGTTTCGTGGAATTCTTCTACATCCTTCTTGAAAGCCGACTCGAAATCCAGCAACATCTCGTCTTCCTGCTCAGTCCCATCATACGAAGTGTCACCGTG gtGTTAGCCGTGTGTGTGATTCATTGGGAGAGAGTTCGGGGATGTCGATCCTCAGCGTTCCTGTTCTTCTTCTGGCTGTTGGGCGTGCTCTGTTCTCTCATCCCGCTTCATGAGAAGATCCAGCTGGCTGTGCATCAG GGTCTCTCTCCGGATATCGTGCGGTACTTGGCCTTTTTCTCGTACTTCGGCCTGCAGTTGGCGCAGCTTTTCCTTAGCTGTTTCGCAGACCGGGCACCCTCAGGCAAAGCTGTCCTCAAG AATGCATGTCCTGTTGAAGACGCATCGTTCTTGTCAAAGATCCTCTTCTGGTGGTTCAGCGG GCTAGTTTTGAAGGGATACCGCTCACCCCTGCAAGCAGAAGATCTGTGGAGTCTGAGGGAAGAGGACACGTCTGAGAAGATCATATCTGACCTGGAGGAAGAATGGACAGCGGAACGCACTAAACTACAGCA ACACCTCAGCACCAGCGTTGCATTGGAATCCCGAGTACCGGAGCAGGGGCAGCTTCTCAGAAAGATCCAGAAAGAGCAGAGCTCCGGGTTCTGTCTTCTGCGGACACTGGTGCGAAGCTTCGGGCCGTACTTCTTGACCGGGACGCTGTGCCTCGTGGTCCACGATGCCTTCATGTTCGCTGTTCCACAGGTTCTGAG TCTGTTGTTGGGCTTTATGAAGGATGAGGACGCTCCGCTGTGGAAGGGTTATTTCTACGCCTCGCTGATGTTTCTATTGTCCTGCCTTCAGTCCGTCTTCAATCATCAGTACACATACACCTGCTTTACTGTGGGCATGAGGGTTAAAACAGCTGTGATGGGACTCATCTACAGAAAG TCTCTTGTCCTGAACAGCACAGCTCGCAGGACGTGTACAGTAGGAGAGATTGTGAATCTGGTGTCGACTGATACTCAAAAGCTGATGGattttgtagtgtattttaatGCCGTGTGGCTGGCACCCATTGAGGTGACGCTCTGTCTCTTCTTTCTGTGGCAG CATTTGGGACCGTCGGCTCTAGCAGGCATCACCACGGTCATCTTCATCTTCCCTCTCAACGGGTTCATCGCGAGGAAGAGGAGCAAACTCCAG GAGATACAAATGAAGTACATGGATGGACGGGTGAAGTTAATGAACGAGATTCTCAACGGTATTAAGATCCTGAAGTTCTACGCCTGGGAAAAAGCTTTTCTGGAGCAGGTGCTGGgatacagagagaaagagctgaAAACTCTGAAGAAGTCGCAGATCTTATACTCCGTGTCCATCGCTTCGTTCAACTCCTCATCTTTCTTG atTGCTTTCGCCATGTTCGGAGTGTATGTGCTCATCGATGACAAGAATGTTCTGGATGCTCAGAAAATCTTTGTGTCGATGGCTCTCATCAACATCTTGAAGACTCCTCTAAGTCAGCTTCCGTTTGCCATGAGCACGACCATGCAG GCTGTGGTTTCACTCAAGCGACTGGGAAAGTTTCTCTGTCAAGTTGAACTCAAACCAGAAAACGTGTCGAGAGAAACCTTTCATTCCG ACAGAGACGGTGTTGTGTTTGAGAACGGAACCTTCAGCTGGTCTAAAGACGGTCCTCTATGTTTGAAAAG AATCAGTGTGAAGGTTCCTTGCGGTTCGCTGGTTGCTGTCGTCGGTCATGTGGGCAGTGGAAAATCCTCGCTGCTTTCTGCCGTGCTCGGAGAGACTGAGAAAAGAAGCGGGACTGTATCAGTCAGG GGCACCGTCGCTTACGTTCCTCAACAAGCTTGGATCCAGAATGCAAGTCTGCAGGACAACATTCTGTTTGGACGTGAAAAGAAGGAAAGCTGGTACCAGCGAGTCCTGGAGGCGTGTGCTCTTCTGCCGGATCTGGACAACCTGCCCGCCGGAGACGCCACTGAGATCGGAGAGAAG GGTCTGAACTTGTCTGGAGGTCAGAAACAGCGGGTGAGTCTGGCTCGTGCTGTTTACAGGAAAGCTGACGTCTATCTGCTGGATGATCCTCTGTCTGCTGTCGATGCTCATGTGGGTCAGCACATCTTTAATAAAGTCATTGGACCTAAAGGCATACTGAGAGACAAG ACGCGGGTTTTGGTGACTCACGGGATGAGCTTTCTGCCTCAAGCAGATCTGATTCTGGTTCTGGTAGATGGGGAGATCACAGAGCGAGGATCGTATAAAGAGCTCCTGAACCGAAACGGAGCTTTCGCTGACTTCATCCACATGTTCGCAAACTCGGAGAGAAAAGAGTCCCTTACAGAAGCCTTTCAGAGAG GTTCCAGAAAGTCTTTAAGGTTAAGTGTTCCTGACTTCCTGCCGTTCTCTCTAGATCTATCTCAAGAGCAGCTCATTGG TGGGGATACAAACAGCATCACGATGCAGAGCGTCGAGCCGGTACCTGATTCCCAAGAAGATCAAATCCCAGAAGACCTTGGCAAACTCACAAAAGCTGACAAAGCACGCACAGGCAGA GTCAAACTTGAGATGTACGTTGAGTATTTCCGCACCATTGGTTTGCCGTTGATCGTTTCTATCGTATTCCTGTACGGCATCCAACAGGCGGCATCTCTGTCTTACAACTACTGGTTGAGTTTATGGGCCGATCAGCCTGTCATCAATGGAACCCAGTTAAACACAGATATGAAACTGGGAGTCTACGGAGCTCTCGGCTTTGTGCAAG gaGTCGCTATATTTGGTACCACAGTTGCCATCTCTCTAGGGTGCATCATCGCCTCCCATCATCTTCATCTGGATCTTCTCAATAACGTTCTTCACTCGCCCATGTCGTTCTTTGAGTCCACGCCTAGCGGGAACCTCCTCAATCGCTTTGCTAAGGAAATCGACGCTATAGACAACATGATCCCTGACGGGCTGAAGATGATGCTCAGTTACTTCTTTAAACTCATGGAAGTCTGTATCATCGTGTTGATGGCCACTCCATTCGCAGCTGTCATCATCCTCCCGATGGCATTCATCTATGCTTTCATGCAG AGTTTCTACGTGGCCACGTCGTGCCAGCTGCGTCGTCTGGAGTCTGTGAGTCGCTCTCCCATCTACACACATTTGAATGAGACGGTGCAGGGTGCCAGCGTCATCCGGGCGTTTAGCGAGCAGTCACGCTTCATCATGGATGCCAATCACAGGGTGGATCAAAACCAAACGGCTTACTTCCCCCGATTTGTGGCCACGAG GTGGCTTGGTGTGAATCTGGAGTTTCTGGGTAACGGCATTGTTCTGGCTGCTTCTAGTTTCTCTGTGATGGCCAAAGGAACGCTGAGCCCCGGTATGGTGGGTCTGGCCGTGTCACATTCACTTCAG GTGACCGGTTTTCTCAGCTGGATCGTGAGGTCGTGGACAGATGTGGAGAACAACATCGTGTCGGTTGAGAGAGTGAAAGAATACGCAGACACACCGAAAGAG gcGTCTTGGAGCATAGAAGGAAGTTCTTTACCTTCATCTTGGCCTCAGACCGGAACTATTGAGTTTCACGATTATGGACTTCAGTATCGCAAAGGTCTAGAACTGGCACTGAAGGGCATCTCTGTCCGCATCCAAGAGCAAGAGAAG ATTGGTATCGTGGGAAGAACTGGCGCAGGAAAATCTTCTTTGGCTCTTGGAATTTTCCGGATCTTGGAGGCAGCGAAAGGAAAGATCTACATTGACGGAATCAATATATCAGAACTTGGGCTTCACGATCTGAGATCCCGCATCACCATCATTCCTCAG GACCCGGTGCTGTTCTCTGGATCTCTCCGTATGAACCTCGACCCCTTCAATGTGTATTCTGACGAGGAGGTGTGGAACGCCCTGGAACTGGCCCACCTTAAAAACTTTGTGTCTGGACTTCCAGATAAACTCAACTATGAGTGCTCAGAGGGAGGGGAAAATCTCAG TCTTGGTCAGAGGCAGCTGGTTTGCCTCGCGAGAGCTCTTCTCCGCAAGACGAAGATTCTGGTGTTGGATGAAGCGACGGCCGCATTGGACCTGGAGACAGACACCCTTATCCAGTCCACCATCCGCAGTCAGTTCGCCGATTGTGCTGTTCTTACCATCGCACATCGCCTCAACACCATCATGGACTACACAAA AGTAATTGTTATGGATAGAGGACATGTCGTGGAGATGGATTCCCCCACTAACCTGATCGCGAGGAGAGGGGCGTTTTACTACATGTGTCGTGAAGCTGGCATCCTGTAA
- the coq7 gene encoding 5-demethoxyubiquinone hydroxylase, mitochondrial isoform X1, whose product MQRVTRSAVRHARNCVYVNGVNGSVLSRRYSVLPPARDEEEKTMLDRMLRVDHAGEYGANRIYAGQMAILGRTQTGPLIQHMWDQEKKHLEKFNTILGEQRVRPTLLLPLWNISGFLLGACSALLGKEGAMACTVAVEESISEHYNSQIRALMEVDPERYTELLQIIKEFRDDEMEHHDTGLEHDAESVPGYFFLKTFIHTGCKAAIYISQRV is encoded by the exons ATGCAGAGAGTGACGAGGAGTGCTGTAAGACACGCGAGGAACTGTGTTTACGTCAACGGAG TAAATGGCTCCGTGTTATCTAGAAGATACAGTGTCCTTCCTCCAGCACGTGATGAAGAGGAGAAGACCATGTTGGATAGGATGCTGAGGGTTGACCACGCAGGAGAGTATGGAGCCAATCGTATCTACGCTGGCCAGATGGCCATTCTCGGAAGAACTCAGACAGGGCCTCTAATCCAG CATATGTGGGACCAGGAGAAAAAGCATTTGGAAAAGTTCAACACGATTCTGGGTGAGCAACGGGTTAGACCGACGTTGTTGTTGCCGCTGTGGAATATCTCAGGGTTTCTACTAG GGGCCTGTTCAGCTCTTCTGGGTAAAGAAGGGGCTATGGCCTGTACGGTCGCAGTGGAGGAGAGCATCTCTGAGCACTACAACAGCCAAATCAGAGCACTGATGGAGGTCGACCCAGAGAGATATACAGAGTTACTGCAG ATCATTAAAGAGTTTCGTGATGATGAAATGGAGCATCATGACACAGGATTGGAGCATGACGCTGAATCT GTGCCAGGATATTTCTttctgaaaacatttatacatactGGCTGTAAAGCTGCCATCTATATTTCTCAGCGTGTATAG